Genomic DNA from Sphingomonas hankookensis:
GCCGCCACGCGGCCACACCAGATAATAGGCCTCCGACGCATGCAGCGCCACGTCGAGCGGCGTGACCAGCGCCCCCGATGCCAGCTCCGGCCGGATCAGGAAGGACGGGATCAGCGCCACCCCCATCCCCGCCGCCGCGGCGTGCGCCAGCATCAGGAAATGCTCGTACACCGGCCCATCGCCGATCGCCGCATCCGCCATGCCCGCCGCCGCGAACCACCGCGCCCATGCATCGGGCCGCGCCTCCAGCGACAGCAGCGCATGCGGTAGCAGGTCGGCCGGCGTCGCGACCGGATGGCGCGCCAGCCAGTCGGGCGAACACACCGCCACGACATCCTCATGGAACAGCAGCGCATGGTCCGCCCCCGCCCAGTCGGGCAGGCCGAAATGGATCGCCGCGTCGAAGCGTTCCTCGGCGAAATCGAACGGATAGGACCTGGCCGCGATGTTCACCAGCAATTCGGGATGCCGCGCGCTCAACCCCGGCAGCCGGGGCGCCAGCCAGCGCATCCCGAAACTGGGCAGCGTCGCGATGGTCAGCGCACGGTCGGCGACGGGGGTCAGCAGCCGCCGAGTCGCGCTGCGCAGCTTCTCGACCGCCGGACCCACCGCCTCGGCATAGGCCAACGCC
This window encodes:
- a CDS encoding LysR substrate-binding domain-containing protein, whose amino-acid sequence is MPNDHHDVHRRELPPLPALASFLAAVETSSFSRAAQRMALTQSAISRQIALLEDWLGVPLFERRGRRVTPTPAALAYAEAVGPAVEKLRSATRRLLTPVADRALTIATLPSFGMRWLAPRLPGLSARHPELLVNIAARSYPFDFAEERFDAAIHFGLPDWAGADHALLFHEDVVAVCSPDWLARHPVATPADLLPHALLSLEARPDAWARWFAAAGMADAAIGDGPVYEHFLMLAHAAAAGMGVALIPSFLIRPELASGALVTPLDVALHASEAYYLVWPRGGSHSPLFERFRAWLLDEARAEA